A single genomic interval of Sphaerodactylus townsendi isolate TG3544 linkage group LG08, MPM_Stown_v2.3, whole genome shotgun sequence harbors:
- the LOC125437585 gene encoding SAP30-binding protein-like has product MQNGEMAAAKTSVLSSLAVYAEDSEPESGSETGGAGSERGAGPEEKGGLVSEGYGEDDFSKMEGEEDGYDEDDDENNKQSEDDDSETEKPEAGDLKDFSEMEKRDPQELVASFSERVRNMSPDEIKIPPEPTGRCSNHLQDKIQKLYERKIKEGMDMNYIIQRKKEFRNPSIYEKLIQFCSIDELGTNYPKDMFDPHGWSEDSYYEALAKAQKIEMDKLEKAKKERTKIEFVTGTKKGTTNASSTTTTTTTSTAGGDAQKRKSKWDSAIPVTTIAQPTILTTTATLPAVVTVTTSASGSKTTVISAVGTIVKKAKQ; this is encoded by the coding sequence ATGCAGAACGGGGAAATGGCGGCAGCGAAGACAAGCGTTCTTTCTTCGCTCGCTGTTTATGCTGAGGATTCTGAGCCAGAATCGGGCAGTGAAACCGGCGGGGCAGGCAGTGAGCGAGGGGCAGgcccagaagagaaaggaggtctGGTGTCAGAAGGTTATGGAGAAGATGATTTTAGTAagatggagggagaggaggatggTTATGATGAAGACGAtgatgaaaacaataaacagtcGGAAGATGACGATTCAGAGACTGAAAAACCTGAGGCTGGTGATCTAAAGGACTTTTCAGAAATGGAGAAAAGAGATCCTCAGGAACTAGTTGCCTCTTTCTCCGAGCGAGTGCGAAACATGTCTCCCGATGAGATCAAAATCCCTCCAGAACCCACAGGAAGATGTTCCAACCACTTGCAGGACAAGATTCAGAAACTGTATGAGAGGAAGATAAAAGAAGGCATGGACATGAACTATATCATCCAGAGGAAGAAAGAGTTTCGTAACCCCAGTATCTATGAGAAATTGATCCAGTTTTGTTCAATTGATGAACTTGGCACCAATTATCCCAAGGACATGTTTGATCCACACGGGTGGTCTGAGGATTCCTACTATGAGGCATTAGCAAAAGCACAGAAAATCGAAATGGACAAGCTGGAAAAGGCTAAGAAGGAACGAACGAAGATTGAGTTTGTGACTGGTACTAAGAAGGGGACAACAAATGCTTCatcgacgacaacaacaacaacaactagcaCTGCAGGTGGAGATGCACAGAAGAGGAAAAGCAAGTGGGATTCTGCCATCCCTGTGACGACAATAGCTCAGCCCACCATTCTCACTACCACAGCCACCCTGCCAGCTGTCGTCACAGTGACCACAAGTGCAAGCGGCTCCAAAACCACAGTGATCTCTGCAGTTGGCACcattgtgaaaaaggcaaagcagtGA